A genomic region of Procambarus clarkii isolate CNS0578487 chromosome 30, FALCON_Pclarkii_2.0, whole genome shotgun sequence contains the following coding sequences:
- the LOC123765518 gene encoding C-type Lectin CRL isoform X2, producing MLLTQALTSLLFLVVGPSIGRAAFEGPLPLQEVEEHHVTYSQHTEPLGLDPSLRGRAACCYGEGVARAAEALGGLRDVVASLHARSVASDHGAACPYPYTKVISECFYAHQKKLTWSQARRVCQGMGGHLAEPVHPYGLQAYLAHSYGPGYFWVGGTDEGAEGSWHWVKSGRSIDAADWLFSRPDNRAGNEHCLEIVMSDYPGLYNDETCSVSQRFICQYKHSE from the exons ATGCTCCTTACGCAGGCACTGACGTCGCTGTTGTTCCTGGTGGTAGGGCCCTCGATCGGCCGGGCTGCGTTCGAGGGCCCGCTGCCCCTGCAGGAGGTGGAAGAGCACCATGTGACCTACTCCCAGCACACGGAGCCCTTGGGCCTCGACCCCTCGCTCAGGGGAAGAGCTGCCTGCTGCTACGGCGAAG GTGTGGCTCGGGCAGCGGAAGCTCTGGGCGGACTTAGGGACGTCGTGGCTTCACTTCACGCCAGAAGCGTTGCATCTGATCAtg GAGCCGCGTGCCCCTACCCATACACAAAGGTGATCAGCGAGTGCTTCTATGCCCACCAGAAGAAGCTGACGTGGTCACAGGCGCGGCGGGTATGTCAGGGTATGGGAGGGCACTTGGCGGAACCCGTCCATCCCTACGGTCTCCAGGCCTACCTCGCTCATTCCTACG GACCCGGGTACTTCTGGGTGGGAGGCACTGACGAAGGTGCAGAAGGTTCCTGGCACTGGGTGAAATCGGGTCGGTCCATTGACGCCGCTGACTGGCTCTTCTCCCGTCCGGACAATCGAGCTGGGAATGAACACTGCCTCGAGATAGTCATGTCTGACTACCCGGGGCTTTACAACGACGAGACCTGCTCTGTGTCGCAAAGGTTCATCTGTCAGTATAAACACAGCGAGTGA
- the LOC123765625 gene encoding uncharacterized protein, with product MDVSPSIHDHFKADLFDLVSCTEYDLSATGLGSDCWPLDDLVTRNGNNAVTVGDVMTSSWTYSGYQDPPTSTSMSLAHDKDKETSDKMWGGGGGGGGSAGGAGTTEKVVNSATGNTIIITFPPTEGPHPAPDTSESAYNPSPPMTEHNNLELFNSILNEKPYDGLVSHNHRSPASDCVSYVSACSGYSDSGISTSLEDTASPNAGGHDHVDFERLVDSAVDSLVYSPGAGGMVPVEDNPNMDGGSAAYMSSAQLPYSPHVTQSSDVSSILEGALRGTVRRPGGPAQPPPLTKITEVKTLTLMSNMTPLPPLTRLPPLTSAFKAEQLNGVAGSTQITSSNGMYVATGYDYHPAPAEEYTTLDASFNKLSTATTTTTTPTKMEQPEHKPKKRKYTKRSAGEEPSTKGRLLHFCHICNKGFKDKYSVNVHIRTHTGEKPFNCELCGKCFRQKAHLAKHVQIHTAPKPPGKR from the coding sequence ATGGATGTGAGCCCCTCAATCCACGACCACTTCAAGGCTGACCTCTTCGACCTGGTGTCGTGCACCGAGTATGACCTGAGCGCCACGGGTCTCGGGTCAGACTGTTGGCCCCTCGACGACCTGGTGACTCGGAACGGCAACAACGCCGTCACCGTTGGGGATGTGATGACGTCTTCCTGGACCTACAGTGGTTACCAGGacccacccacctccacctccatgaGCCTCGCTCACGATAAGGATAAGGAAACCAGCGATAAGATgtggggcggcggcggcggtggtgggggcaGTGCGGGTGGTGCAGGCACCACCGAGAAGGTGGTGAACAGTGCCACTGGgaacacaatcatcatcactttcCCCCCCACTGAGGGCCCTCACCCGGCGCCCGATACCTCAGAGAGTGCCTACAATCCCTCGCCACCCATGACCGAACACAACAATCTGGAGCTCTTCAATTCTATTCTCAACGAGAAGCCTTACGACGGTCTGGTGTCCCACAATCACCGCTCCCCAGCCTCTGATTGTGTCTCCTACGTCAGCGCCTGCTCCGGCTACAGTGATTCAGGCATCTCGACGTCGCTGGAGGACACAGCTTCGCCCAACGCTGGCGGCCACGATCACGTCGACTTCGAGAGACTGGTCGATTCCGCTGTGGATTCTCTTGTGTACTCTCCCGGGGCAGGAGGCATGGTTCCGGTCGAAGATAATCCCAATATGGACGGCGGCAGCGCCGCCTACATGTCGTCTGCCCAGCTGCCGTACTCGCCACACGTGACGCAGAGCAGTGACGTCTCTTCTATCCTGGAGGGGGCACTTCGAGGCACAGTCCGGAGGCCAGGAGGGCCGGCACAGCCTCCCCCACTAACCAAAATCACAGAGGTGAAGACTCTAACACTCATGTCTAATATGACACCTTTGCCGCCTCTTACGCGTTTGCCGCCACTTACTTCTGCCTTCAAGGCGGAGCAGCTGAACGGCGTGGCGGGCTCCACGCAGATCACCAGCAGCAACGGGATGTACGTTGCGACGGGCTACGACTACCATCCGGCTCCTGCAGAGGAGTACACCACCCTCGACGCCTCCTTCAACaagctctccaccgccaccaccaccaccaccacccccaccaagaTGGAGCAGCCCGAACACAAGCCCAAGAAACGCAAGTACACCAAACGTTCCGCGGGGGAAGAGCCCTCGACTAAAGGCCGCCTGTTACACTTCTGCCACATCTGTAACAAAGGCTTCAAAGACAAGTACAGCGTCAATGTGCACATCCGCACTCACACCGGCGAGAAGCCCTTCAACTGCGAACTGTGTGGGAAGTGCTTCCGGCAGAAAGCCCACTTAGCCAAGCACGTCCAGATTCACACCGCGCCAAAGCCCCCTGGAAAGAGGTGA
- the LOC123765518 gene encoding C-type Lectin CRL isoform X1 has translation MLLTQALTSLLFLVVGPSIGRAAFEGPLPLQEVEEHHVTYSQHTEPLGLDPSLRGRAACCYGEAGVARAAEALGGLRDVVASLHARSVASDHGAACPYPYTKVISECFYAHQKKLTWSQARRVCQGMGGHLAEPVHPYGLQAYLAHSYGPGYFWVGGTDEGAEGSWHWVKSGRSIDAADWLFSRPDNRAGNEHCLEIVMSDYPGLYNDETCSVSQRFICQYKHSE, from the exons ATGCTCCTTACGCAGGCACTGACGTCGCTGTTGTTCCTGGTGGTAGGGCCCTCGATCGGCCGGGCTGCGTTCGAGGGCCCGCTGCCCCTGCAGGAGGTGGAAGAGCACCATGTGACCTACTCCCAGCACACGGAGCCCTTGGGCCTCGACCCCTCGCTCAGGGGAAGAGCTGCCTGCTGCTACGGCGAAG CAGGTGTGGCTCGGGCAGCGGAAGCTCTGGGCGGACTTAGGGACGTCGTGGCTTCACTTCACGCCAGAAGCGTTGCATCTGATCAtg GAGCCGCGTGCCCCTACCCATACACAAAGGTGATCAGCGAGTGCTTCTATGCCCACCAGAAGAAGCTGACGTGGTCACAGGCGCGGCGGGTATGTCAGGGTATGGGAGGGCACTTGGCGGAACCCGTCCATCCCTACGGTCTCCAGGCCTACCTCGCTCATTCCTACG GACCCGGGTACTTCTGGGTGGGAGGCACTGACGAAGGTGCAGAAGGTTCCTGGCACTGGGTGAAATCGGGTCGGTCCATTGACGCCGCTGACTGGCTCTTCTCCCGTCCGGACAATCGAGCTGGGAATGAACACTGCCTCGAGATAGTCATGTCTGACTACCCGGGGCTTTACAACGACGAGACCTGCTCTGTGTCGCAAAGGTTCATCTGTCAGTATAAACACAGCGAGTGA